One genomic segment of Oxalobacteraceae sp. CFBP 8761 includes these proteins:
- a CDS encoding phosphoribosyltransferase domain-containing protein codes for MAAPSSTLQRIELPTGTLELRIDSGAPEVNELLGFAARANAKRGFLFLSKVLGKHWPASPRAMLAVHERLAATVPPVDGPVLFIAMAETAIGLGQGVFEAWLRAHPAQQALFLYTTRYRVGTGPLIEFAEAHSHAPRQFLHEPTDAALHALFMAARTVVMVDDEASTGNTFVNLAAACQRLNPGIERVHLATITNFMGPAAPGALDARFGLPATIGALVDGQFTFAQGPLPPDQGAAQRFEHDADRGASSAFGRLGIDHAVQAPTTLAARLAGEFAPGSRVLVLGTGEFMHASTLLGAALQERGVDVVVQSTTRSPILTWGAVGHALSFPDNYGEGIANYLYNVAPGQYDHVLLCFETAPGPALFALADTLRARLFHFQSEDHVEEVPVR; via the coding sequence CGCGCCCGAGGTCAACGAGCTGCTCGGCTTTGCCGCGCGCGCCAATGCCAAGCGTGGCTTTCTCTTTCTGAGCAAGGTGCTGGGCAAGCACTGGCCGGCGTCGCCCCGCGCGATGCTGGCCGTGCACGAGCGCCTGGCGGCCACCGTGCCGCCGGTCGATGGCCCGGTGCTCTTCATTGCGATGGCCGAAACCGCGATTGGCCTGGGCCAGGGCGTATTCGAAGCCTGGCTGCGTGCGCATCCGGCGCAGCAGGCGCTTTTTTTGTACACCACGCGCTACCGCGTGGGCACCGGTCCGCTGATCGAATTTGCCGAGGCGCACAGCCACGCGCCGCGCCAGTTCCTGCACGAGCCCACCGATGCGGCGCTGCACGCGCTGTTCATGGCGGCGCGCACGGTCGTGATGGTCGACGATGAAGCCAGCACCGGCAATACCTTCGTCAACCTGGCTGCCGCCTGCCAGCGCCTGAATCCCGGCATCGAGCGCGTGCACCTGGCGACGATCACCAATTTCATGGGCCCGGCCGCCCCGGGCGCGCTCGACGCCCGCTTCGGCCTGCCGGCCACCATCGGCGCGCTGGTCGACGGCCAGTTCACGTTTGCGCAAGGCCCGCTGCCGCCGGACCAGGGCGCGGCCCAGCGCTTCGAGCACGATGCCGACCGCGGCGCCAGCAGCGCGTTCGGCCGCCTGGGCATCGACCACGCCGTACAAGCGCCGACCACCCTGGCCGCGCGCCTGGCCGGCGAGTTCGCCCCTGGCAGCCGCGTGCTGGTGCTGGGCACCGGCGAATTCATGCACGCGTCCACGCTGCTCGGCGCGGCCCTGCAGGAGCGCGGCGTCGACGTGGTGGTGCAGTCGACGACCCGCTCGCCGATCCTGACCTGGGGTGCGGTGGGCCACGCCTTGAGCTTCCCCGACAATTACGGCGAAGGCATCGCCAACTACCTGTACAACGTCGCACCCGGCCAGTACGACCATGTCCTGCTGTGCTTTGAAACTGCCCCCGGCCCCGCGCTGTTCGCGCTGGCCGATACCCTGCGCGCGCGCCTGTTCCATTTCCAGTCCGAGGACCACGTTGAAGAAGTTCCTGTTCGCTGA